Proteins encoded by one window of Salvia splendens isolate huo1 chromosome 7, SspV2, whole genome shotgun sequence:
- the LOC121811057 gene encoding zinc transporter 5-like: MPIYTPHIKIPFQITNNSFISTHRFKNCLAVLVFTMTKSIKNAFVAAIVLFPATAFAECTCEAEEGDRDKTLALKYKLAALASILAAGAAGVCLPVLAKWIPALSPERSLFFVVKAFAAGVILSTGFIHVLPDAFESLTSPCIPEHPWGDFPFTGFVAMLAAIGTLMVDTYATSYYGRRSRVKSEGGDEERAVGAHTHAVHGHAHGPVSLNAGSGDTELLRHRVISQVLELGIIVHSVIIGIALGASESPKTIKPLIAALTFHQFFEGIGLGGCIAQAKFDARAVAIMAIFFSLTTPVGIAIGIGITNIYSETSPTALIVEGVFNSASAGILIYMALVDLLSADFMSPKLQNNGKLQLGANLSLLIGAACMSLLAKWA; encoded by the exons ATGCCTATATATACACCACATATCAAAATTCCGTTTCAAATCACAAACAATTCTTTCATCTCTACACATCGATTTAAAAATTGCCTAGCCGTTTTAGTTTTTACCATGACGAAATCGATAAAAAATGCATTCGTCGCCGCGATCGTATTGTTTCCCGCCACGGCCTTCGCGGAGTGCACGTGCGAGGCCGAGGAGGGGGACCGCGACAAGACGCTGGCGTTAAAATACAAACTGGCAGCGCTGGCGTCCATTTTAGCGGCCGGGGCCGCGGGCGTGTGCCTCCCGGTGCTGGCGAAGTGGATTCCGGCGCTTAGCCCCGAGCGGAGCCTCTTCTTCGTGGTGAAGGCATTCGCGGCCGGGGTGATCCTCTCCACGGGGTTCATCCACGTGCTGCCGGACGCCTTCGAGAGCCTGACGTCACCGTGCATCCCCGAGCACCCGTGGGGGGATTTCCCCTTCACGGGATTCGTCGCTATGCTGGCGGCGATTGGGACGCTCATGGTCGATACCTACGCCACGTCGTACTATGGCCGCCGATCGAGGGTGAAGTCGGAGGGCGGGGATGAGGAGAGGGCGGTGGGGGCCCACACGCACGCCGTGCACGGGCATGCACATGGGCCGGTGTCGCTCAATGCTGGTTCCGGCGACACCGAACTACTCCGCCACCGTGTCATCTCACAG GTGTTGGAATTAGGTATTATTGTACACTCGGTCATTATTGGAATAGCATTAGGGGCTTCGGAAAGTCCAAAGACAATAAAGCCCTTGATTGCTGCTTTGACATTTCATCAATTTTTCGAAGGAATTGGTCTTGGAGGATGCATTGCTCAG GCGAAGTTTGACGCACGTGCGGTGGCAATAATGGCAATTTTCTTCTCTCTCACGACGCCAGTGGGCATCGCTATAGGTATCGGAATAACCAACATCTATAGTGAGACGAGCCCAACAGCCCTCATAGTTGAAGGGGTCTTCAATTCGGCATCAGCCGGCATACTAATATACATGGCATTGGTTGATCTTCTATCGGCTGATTTTATGAGCCCTAAGCTCCAAAATAATGGAAAGCTTCAACTAGGGGCAAATTTGTCACTTCTCATTGGGGCAGCTTGTATGTCCCTTTTGGCCAAATGGGCTTAA
- the LOC121741134 gene encoding VQ motif-containing protein 22-like: protein MAISQTMSNPSDWLFQPYQHDFSQINQNIQTISPTTTFFAANGSNSNNNNNNNNNNNLVPEQGRVAKPVRRRSRASRRTPTTLLNTDTANFRAMVQHFTGGPAARQLPIPGSGSAAAASYMDHHVASGGGFHVHYPQQQQNMFVMDGVHGVGGGEWE from the coding sequence ATGGCCATTAGCCAAACCATGTCAAACCCTAGTGATTGGCTTTTCCAACCCTACCAACATGATTTCTCTCAAATCAACCAAAACATCCAAACTATTTCTCCCACCACCACCTTTTTCGCCGCTAACGGCTCAAacagcaacaacaacaataacaataacaacaacaacaaccttGTCCCTGAGCAAGGCCGTGTGGCCAAGCCCGTGAGGAGGCGGTCGAGGGCCTCAAGGCGGACCCCCACCACCCTCCTCAACACGGACACGGCCAACTTCAGGGCCATGGTGCAGCACTTCACCGGGGGGCCCGCCGCCAGGCAGCTGCCGATTCCCGGCAGTGGAAGCGCCGCCGCCGCGAGCTACATGGATCATCATGTGGCGTCGGGCGGCGGTTTCCACGTGCACTATCCGCAGCAGCAGCAGAATATGTTTGTGATGGACGGCGTGCATGGCGTCGGCGGCGGGGAGTGGGAATAG
- the LOC121742104 gene encoding cytochrome P450 97B2, chloroplastic, translated as MATAITGYANHPCVLANHPFQFSASRLNSNSSAASSNSILGCKTKGISIRCQSSTGTDEAKTAKQMNLLDNASNMLTNFLSGAKILSMPTAEGAVSDLFGKPLFFSLYDWFIEHGSVYKLAFGPKAFVVVSDPIVARHILRENAFSYDKGVLADILEPIMGKGLIPADLDTWKQRRRVIAPGFHSLFLETMAKMFANCSDRMIAKFDNLLEAEVSRGGKKIELDLEAEFSSLALDIIGLGVFNYDFGSVTKESPVIKAVYGTLFEAEHRSTFYIPYWKLPLAKWLVPRQRKFQSDLKVINDCLDGLIKNAKETREEADVEKLQQRDYSNIKDASLLRFLVDMRGVDADDQQLRDDLMTMLIAGHETTAAVLTWSIYLLAQHPSKMKKAQAEVDSVLGQEPITYEAIKKLEYLRLIVVESLRLYPQPPLLIRRSLKPDKLPGGYNGNEDGYSIPAGTDLFVSVYNLHRSPHYWDNPNDFEPERFQRQKASQVDGWAGFDPSRSPGALYPNEIIADFAFLPFGGGPRKCVGDQFALMESTVALAALLREFDVNLRGSPESVELVTGATIHTKSGLWCQLEKRSSSSN; from the exons ATGGCAACTGCAATCACTGGTTATGCCAATCATCCATGCGTTTTGGCGAATCATCCCTTCCAATTTTCAGCTTCCCGTTTGAATTCCAATTCCTCTGCAGCCTCTTCAAATTCAATCTTGGGCTGTAAGACAAAGGGGATTTCAATCAG GTGCCAATCATCTACGGGCACCGATGAAGCGAAAACAGCAAAACAGATGAACTTACTAGACAATGCAAGCAACATGCTCACTAATTTCTTGAGTGGGGCGAAGATACTGTCGATGCCTACTGCTGAGGGTGCAGTCTCGGATCTGTTTGGAAAACCACTTTTCTTCTCCTTGTATGATTGGTTCATCGAG CATGGCTCGGTTTATAAACTTGCCTTTGGGCCTAAAGCGTTCGTTGTCGTCTCTGATCCCATCGTTGCTAGACATATTCTTCGTGAAAATGCATTTTCCTACGACAAG GGCGTTCTCGCTGATATATTGGAACCGATAATGGGCAAAGGACTCATTCCTGCTGACCTCGACACGTGGAAGCAGAGGAGGCGAG TTATCGCTCCCGGATTCCACTCGCTCTTCTTGGAAACTATGGCGAAAATGTTCGCTAACTGCTCCGACAGAATGATAGCAAAATTCGATAACCTTTTAGAAGCAGAAGTTTCCAGGGGAGGGAAGAAAATAGAGTTGGACCTCGAGGCCGAGTTCTCTAGTTTGGCGCTCGACATTATTGGCCTCGGTGTCTTCAATTATGACTTCGGTTCTGTTACAAAAGAGTCCCCAGTGATTAAG GCTGTGTACGGTACTCTGTTCGAGGCCGAGCATCGTTCAACATTCTACATACCTTACTGGAAACTCCCTTTGGCGAAATGGCTCGTCCCTCGACAACGGAAGTTCCAGAGCGACCTTAAGGTCATAAACGACTGCCTCGATGGGCTGATAAAGAATGCAAAAGAGACTAGAGAA GAAGCTGATGTCGAGAAACTGCAGCAACGCGACTACTCAAATATCAAGGATGCTAGCCTCTTGCGTTTTCTAGTCGACATGAGAGGAGTAGACGCTGATGATCAACAG CTCAGAGATGACCTGATGACGATGCTTATAGCCGGACACGAGACAACAGCTGCTGTCCTTACATGGTCTATTTATCTTCTAGCACAG CATCCATCCAAAATGAAGAAAGCACAGGCAGAGGTCGATTCAGTGCTTGGACAGGAGCCGATAACATATGAAGCAATCAAAAAGCTCGA GTACTTGCGGCTTATTGTGGTTGAATCTCTACGATTATACCCACAGCCTCCGTTGCTGATCAGACGGTCTCTCAAACCGGATAAGTTACCGG GTGGCTACAATGGCAACGAAGACGGGTATTCAATCCCAGCCGGGACGGACTTATTTGTATCT GTGTATAATCTCCACAGATCTCCCCATTATTGGGACAACCCTAATGACTTCGAGCCGGAGAGGTTTCAAAGGCAAAAGGCTAGCCAAGTTGATGGTTGGGCCGGTTTTGATCCATCTCGTAGCCCCGGGGCACTGTATCCTAACGAG ATCATTGCCGATTTCGCCTTCTTGCCCTTCGGAGGGGGGCCAAGAAAATGTGTCGGGGACCAGTTCGCCCTCATGGAGTCGACTGTGGCGCTGGCGGCATTACTACGGGAGTTCGACGTGAACCTGCGAGGATCGCCGGAATCCGTCGAACTAGTCACCGGAGCCACCATCCACACCAAGAGTGGGCTGTGGTGCCAGCTGGAGAAGAGATCGTCGAGTTCTAATTGA
- the LOC121811615 gene encoding putative F-box/LRR-repeat protein 23, with product MICKDPALWRVLYFSNPLPRKLLSDYDLMLRRAVDRSQGQLIDLTVHYFGSANLMNHIARRSTNLKRVKLGICFHISGFHAARIFAKLPHLEELHLTLDRAVDIRSIGYACPTLKSFSLNTFNCKFVLLEGADDVISFYRNLCARAIAESMPNLQHLQLFAHWIGNQGLEDILEACPRLESLDVRRCFDLHLEGDLGKRCRERMKVLKLPHD from the exons ATGATTTGCAAGGATCCCGCCTTGTGGCGAGTGCTTTATTTCTCTAACCCTCTCCCACGGAAATTGCTGAGCGACTACGATCTCATGCTGCGACGCGCAGTCGACCGCAGCCAAGGACAATTGATCGACCTCACCGTCCACTACTTCGGCTCCGCAAATCTCATGAATCACATCGCCCGTCg ATCAACAAATCTCAAACGCGTTAAACTTGGAATTTGCTTTCACATATCAGGATTTCATGCAGCTCGAATATTTGCAAAACTTCCACACTTGGAAGAATTGCACCTTACTCTTGATCGTGCTGTCGACATTAGATCTATTGGCTATGCTTGCCCGACCTTGAAATCCTTCTCACTCAACACATTTAACTGCAAGTTTGTGTTGTTGGAAGGTGCTGATGACGTCATAAGTTTCTACCGAAATCTGTGTGCTCGCGCAATCGCTGAAAGCATGCCCAATCTCCAGCATCTCCAACTCTTCGCACATTGGATTGGAAACCAAGGGCTCGAAGACATCCTGGAAGCCTGTCCACGCCTCGAATCACTTGATGTCCGACGATGCTTTGATCTCCATCTTGAAGGGGATTTAGGGAAGAGATGCCGCGAGAGGATGAAAGTTCTTAAACTCCCCCATGACTGA
- the LOC121741478 gene encoding protein FAR-RED ELONGATED HYPOCOTYL 3-like isoform X1, protein MDIDLRLPSGEHDKDLEEPNGIVNMLDGEEKPLNVDVVGESMGEEDKLHIEDVDDVNSPLPDIDFKDLTILEPLPGMEFESHGDAYAFYQEYARSVGFNTAIQNSRRSKTSREFIDAKYACSRYGTKREYEKSLNRPRSRQGTNQDSENATGRRACSKTDCKASMHVKRRSDGKWIIHRFEKEHNHELLPAQAVSEQTRRMYAAMARQFAEYKSAVGLKHESRGQFEKGRSMAMDAVEASAMLEFYVHMQTLNSNFFYAVDVGEDQRLKSLFWVDAKSRHDYPNFSDVVSFDTSYIRNKYKMPLALFVGVNQHYQFMLLGCALLSDENVATYSWAMRMWLKAMGGQAPKIILTEQERVFKSVISDVFPSTLHFFSLWHVVGKISETLNSVIKQNENFISKFEKCIYRSWTEEEFEKRWLKLVDRFELKENELIQSLYEDHKMWVPNFTKDGFFAGMSTGQRSDSVNSFFDKYVHKKTTVQEFIKQYDAILQDRYEEEAKASSDTWNKQPALKSPSPFEKHVASLYTLSVLRKFQVEVLGAVACIPKKEEQVDAVVTFKVQDYERNQEFIVTLNDLKSEVSCICRLFELKGFLCRHAMIVLQICGISTIPSQYILKRWTKDAKSRYSMGEGSEQVHSRLQQYNDLCQRAMKLGEEGSLSQESYNLSLRALDEAFENCLNANYSSKNLLEAGPSASPGILCIEDGFQSGSLSKTNKKKNTTKKRKVNMEPDVITAGTADSLQQIEKLSSRPVNLDGYFGHHQGAPGMLNLMGPTRDSYFGNQPAIQGLGQLNSIAPTHDGYYGTQPAMPGMGHMEFFRPTNFGYGIRQDDPNVRSAQLHDNAPRHA, encoded by the exons ATGGATATAGATCTTAGGTTGCCTTCTGGAGAGCATGATAAGGATTTAGAAGAGCCTAATGGAATTGTTAATATGCTAGATGGGGAAGAGAAGCCCCTTAATGTAGATGTTGTGGGTGAGAGTATGGGAGAGGAGGACAAGTTGCACATTGAAGATGTTGATGATGTGAATTCTCCCTTACCCGATATAGATTTTAAAGATCTGACGATTCTTGAGCCACTTCCTGGTATGGAATTTGAGTCTCATGGGGACGCCTATGCTTTCTATCAGGAATATGCTAGATCCGTGGGATTTAATACTGCGATTCAGAATAGCCGACGTTCAAAAACATCAAGGGAATTCATCGATGCAAAATATGCATGTTCTAGATATGGAACAAAGCGTGAGTATGAGAAATCTTTGAACCGTCCACGCAGTAGACAAGGAACCAATCAGGATTCTGAGAATGCTACAGGTCGTCGAGCATGTTCAAAGACAGATTGTAAAGCAAGTATGCATGTTAAGAGAAGGTCCGATGGGAAATGGATAATCCATAGATTTGAGAAAGAGCATAACCACGAACTTTTACCTGCCCAAGCTGTAAGTGAACAGACCAGAAGGATGTATGCTGCGATGGCTAGACAGTTCGCTGAATATAAAAGTGCAGTCGGTCTTAAACATGAATCCAGAGGCCAATTTGAAAAGGGCAGGAGTATGGCAATGGATGCAGTGGAGGCGAGTGCTATGCTTGAGTTTTATGTCCATATGCAGACTCTAAATTCAAACTTCTTTTATGCAGTGGATGTTGGTGAGGATCAACGCCTGAAGAGTCTATTTTGGGTTGATGCCAAAAGCAGGCATGACTATCCTAATTTCAGTGATGTCGTATCTTTTGATACGAGCTATATCCGAAACAAGTATAAAATGCCTCTAGCTCTTTTTGTTGGGGTCAATCAGCACTATCAGTTCATGCTACTCGGATGTGCTTTGCTGTCTGATGAAAACGTAGCGACATATTCATGGGCCATGAGAATGTGGTTGAAAGCTATGGGTGGCCAGGCTCCGAAAATTATACTCACTGAGCAAGAAAGGGTTTTCAAGTCTGTTATTTCAGATGTTTTTCCATCCACTCTTCATTTTTTCTCCTTGTGGCATGTAGTGGGAAAGATTTCAGAAACATTAAATAGTGTAATCAAACAGAACGAAAACTTCATATCTAAATTCGAAAAATGCATTTATAGGTCGTGGACAGAGGAGGAGTTCGAAAAGAGGTGGCTCAAGCTGGTGGATAGATTTGAACTAAAAGAGAATGAGTTGATCCAGTCATTGTATGAAGATCACAAAATGTGGGTGCCTAACTTTACTAAAGATGGATTTTTTGCTGGTATGTCAACAGGTCAACGGTCAGATAGTGTGAATTCTTTCTTTGACAAGTATGTACATAAGAAAACAACTGTGCAAGAGTTCATAAAACAATATGATGCCATTCTGCAAGATAGGTATGAAGAGGAAGCAAAGGCCTCTTCTGATACATGGAATAAGCAGCCTGCTTTGAAGTCGCCTTCACCGTTCGAGAAGCATGTAGCTAGCCTTTATACTCTTTCTGTATTGAGGAAATTTCAAGTTGAGGTATTGGGTGCTGTAGCATGTATACCTAAGAAAGAGGAACAAGTTGATGCGGTGGTCACTTTCAAAGTACAAGATTATGAGAGGAATCAAGAATTTATTGTCACACTGAACGATTTGAAATCTGAAGTGTCCTGCATATGCCGCTTATTTGAACTGAAAGGTTTCCTTTGTAGACATGCAATGATTGTTCTTCAAATCTGTGGCATCTCGACAATACCTTCACAATATATTTTGAAACGGTGGACCAAAGACGCCAAGAGCAGATACTCGATGGGTGAAGGGTCTGAGCAGGTGCACTCAAGGCTGCAGCAATATAATGATCTTTGTCAAAGGGCTATGAAATTGGGTGAAGAAGGATCATTATCACAAGAGAGTTACAATCTGTCTCTTCGTGCACTTGATGAAGCTTTTGAGAACTGTTTGAATGCCAACTACTCCAGTAAGAATCTTCTAGAAGCTGGACCTTCTGCTTCCCCGGGTATTTTGTGCATCGAAGATGGCTTTCAAAGTGGGAGTTTGAGCAAGACAAATAAGAAGAAGAATACAACTAAGAAGAGAAAG GTTAACATGGAGCCAGATGTTATTACAGCTGGCACGGCAGATAGCTTACAACAAATT GAAAAACTGAGTTCTCGACCTGTAAATCTGGATGGATATTTTGGTCATCATCAAGGTGCTCCGGGAATG CTGAACTTAATGGGTCCCACACGCGATAGTTACTTCGGGAACCAACCAGCCATTCAGGGACTA GGCCAGCTGAACTCCATTGCACCTACCCACGATGGCTACTATGGCACTCAGCCCGCCATGCCTGGAATG GGGCATATGGAGTTTTTCCGCCCTACAAATTTCGGCTATGGCATTCGG CAGGACGATCCGAATGTGAGATCCGCGCAGCTGCACGACAATGCACCAAGACACGCTTGA
- the LOC121741478 gene encoding protein FAR-RED ELONGATED HYPOCOTYL 3-like isoform X2: protein MDIDLRLPSGEHDKDLEEPNGIVNMLDGEEKPLNVDVVGESMGEEDKLHIEDVDDVNSPLPDIDFKDLTILEPLPGMEFESHGDAYAFYQEYARSVGFNTAIQNSRRSKTSREFIDAKYACSRYGTKREYEKSLNRPRSRQGTNQDSENATGRRACSKTDCKASMHVKRRSDGKWIIHRFEKEHNHELLPAQAVSEQTRRMYAAMARQFAEYKSAVGLKHESRGQFEKGRSMAMDAVEASAMLEFYVHMQTLNSNFFYAVDVGEDQRLKSLFWVDAKSRHDYPNFSDVVSFDTSYIRNKYKMPLALFVGVNQHYQFMLLGCALLSDENVATYSWAMRMWLKAMGGQAPKIILTEQERVFKSVISDVFPSTLHFFSLWHVVGKISETLNSVIKQNENFISKFEKCIYRSWTEEEFEKRWLKLVDRFELKENELIQSLYEDHKMWVPNFTKDGFFAGMSTGQRSDSVNSFFDKYVHKKTTVQEFIKQYDAILQDRYEEEAKASSDTWNKQPALKSPSPFEKHVASLYTLSVLRKFQVEVLGAVACIPKKEEQVDAVVTFKVQDYERNQEFIVTLNDLKSEVSCICRLFELKGFLCRHAMIVLQICGISTIPSQYILKRWTKDAKSRYSMGEGSEQVHSRLQQYNDLCQRAMKLGEEGSLSQESYNLSLRALDEAFENCLNANYSSKNLLEAGPSASPGILCIEDGFQSGSLSKTNKKKNTTKKRKVNMEPDVITAGTADSLQQIEKLSSRPVNLDGYFGHHQGAPGMLNLMGPTRDSYFGNQPAIQGLGQLNSIAPTHDGYYGTQPAMPGMGHMEFFRPTNFGYGIRDDPNVRSAQLHDNAPRHA, encoded by the exons ATGGATATAGATCTTAGGTTGCCTTCTGGAGAGCATGATAAGGATTTAGAAGAGCCTAATGGAATTGTTAATATGCTAGATGGGGAAGAGAAGCCCCTTAATGTAGATGTTGTGGGTGAGAGTATGGGAGAGGAGGACAAGTTGCACATTGAAGATGTTGATGATGTGAATTCTCCCTTACCCGATATAGATTTTAAAGATCTGACGATTCTTGAGCCACTTCCTGGTATGGAATTTGAGTCTCATGGGGACGCCTATGCTTTCTATCAGGAATATGCTAGATCCGTGGGATTTAATACTGCGATTCAGAATAGCCGACGTTCAAAAACATCAAGGGAATTCATCGATGCAAAATATGCATGTTCTAGATATGGAACAAAGCGTGAGTATGAGAAATCTTTGAACCGTCCACGCAGTAGACAAGGAACCAATCAGGATTCTGAGAATGCTACAGGTCGTCGAGCATGTTCAAAGACAGATTGTAAAGCAAGTATGCATGTTAAGAGAAGGTCCGATGGGAAATGGATAATCCATAGATTTGAGAAAGAGCATAACCACGAACTTTTACCTGCCCAAGCTGTAAGTGAACAGACCAGAAGGATGTATGCTGCGATGGCTAGACAGTTCGCTGAATATAAAAGTGCAGTCGGTCTTAAACATGAATCCAGAGGCCAATTTGAAAAGGGCAGGAGTATGGCAATGGATGCAGTGGAGGCGAGTGCTATGCTTGAGTTTTATGTCCATATGCAGACTCTAAATTCAAACTTCTTTTATGCAGTGGATGTTGGTGAGGATCAACGCCTGAAGAGTCTATTTTGGGTTGATGCCAAAAGCAGGCATGACTATCCTAATTTCAGTGATGTCGTATCTTTTGATACGAGCTATATCCGAAACAAGTATAAAATGCCTCTAGCTCTTTTTGTTGGGGTCAATCAGCACTATCAGTTCATGCTACTCGGATGTGCTTTGCTGTCTGATGAAAACGTAGCGACATATTCATGGGCCATGAGAATGTGGTTGAAAGCTATGGGTGGCCAGGCTCCGAAAATTATACTCACTGAGCAAGAAAGGGTTTTCAAGTCTGTTATTTCAGATGTTTTTCCATCCACTCTTCATTTTTTCTCCTTGTGGCATGTAGTGGGAAAGATTTCAGAAACATTAAATAGTGTAATCAAACAGAACGAAAACTTCATATCTAAATTCGAAAAATGCATTTATAGGTCGTGGACAGAGGAGGAGTTCGAAAAGAGGTGGCTCAAGCTGGTGGATAGATTTGAACTAAAAGAGAATGAGTTGATCCAGTCATTGTATGAAGATCACAAAATGTGGGTGCCTAACTTTACTAAAGATGGATTTTTTGCTGGTATGTCAACAGGTCAACGGTCAGATAGTGTGAATTCTTTCTTTGACAAGTATGTACATAAGAAAACAACTGTGCAAGAGTTCATAAAACAATATGATGCCATTCTGCAAGATAGGTATGAAGAGGAAGCAAAGGCCTCTTCTGATACATGGAATAAGCAGCCTGCTTTGAAGTCGCCTTCACCGTTCGAGAAGCATGTAGCTAGCCTTTATACTCTTTCTGTATTGAGGAAATTTCAAGTTGAGGTATTGGGTGCTGTAGCATGTATACCTAAGAAAGAGGAACAAGTTGATGCGGTGGTCACTTTCAAAGTACAAGATTATGAGAGGAATCAAGAATTTATTGTCACACTGAACGATTTGAAATCTGAAGTGTCCTGCATATGCCGCTTATTTGAACTGAAAGGTTTCCTTTGTAGACATGCAATGATTGTTCTTCAAATCTGTGGCATCTCGACAATACCTTCACAATATATTTTGAAACGGTGGACCAAAGACGCCAAGAGCAGATACTCGATGGGTGAAGGGTCTGAGCAGGTGCACTCAAGGCTGCAGCAATATAATGATCTTTGTCAAAGGGCTATGAAATTGGGTGAAGAAGGATCATTATCACAAGAGAGTTACAATCTGTCTCTTCGTGCACTTGATGAAGCTTTTGAGAACTGTTTGAATGCCAACTACTCCAGTAAGAATCTTCTAGAAGCTGGACCTTCTGCTTCCCCGGGTATTTTGTGCATCGAAGATGGCTTTCAAAGTGGGAGTTTGAGCAAGACAAATAAGAAGAAGAATACAACTAAGAAGAGAAAG GTTAACATGGAGCCAGATGTTATTACAGCTGGCACGGCAGATAGCTTACAACAAATT GAAAAACTGAGTTCTCGACCTGTAAATCTGGATGGATATTTTGGTCATCATCAAGGTGCTCCGGGAATG CTGAACTTAATGGGTCCCACACGCGATAGTTACTTCGGGAACCAACCAGCCATTCAGGGACTA GGCCAGCTGAACTCCATTGCACCTACCCACGATGGCTACTATGGCACTCAGCCCGCCATGCCTGGAATG GGGCATATGGAGTTTTTCCGCCCTACAAATTTCGGCTATGGCATTCGG GACGATCCGAATGTGAGATCCGCGCAGCTGCACGACAATGCACCAAGACACGCTTGA
- the LOC121811009 gene encoding gamma aminobutyrate transaminase 3, chloroplastic-like has product MYRLLQTTLRNATQAGCNVKDVSARKILQNDLVRAFTAAKSYGSEASAREDVPSPNEKDFKGHDMLAPFTAGWQSADVNPLVIAKSEGSYVYDVNGKKYLDALAGLWSTCLGGNEPRLVEAAVKQLNTLPFYHSFWNCTTKPTLDLASELLEIFSARKMAKAFFTNSGSEANDTQVKLVWYYNNALGRPNKKKFIARSKSYHGSTLIAASLSGLPALHQKFDLPAAFILHTDCPHYWRFHQQGESEEEFSTRLAMNLENLILKEGPDTIAAFIAEPVLGAGGVILPPATYFEKVQAVLKKYDILLIADEVICAFGRLGTMFGCDKYGIKPDLVSIAKALSSAYLPVGAVLVSPEISEVIHSQSSKLGSFSHGFTYSGHPVACAVALETLKIYKERNIVEQVNKIAPKFQEGVKAFSDSPIVGEIRGTGLILGVEFTDNKSPNDPFPAEWGVAAYFSAECEKRGMLIRVAGDNIMMSPPYIITPQEVDELVGKFGEALKATEERVAELKSQRK; this is encoded by the exons ATGTATCGCCTACTTCAAACAACTCTCAGAAACGCCACCCAG GCTGGCTGCAATGTAAAAGATGTTTCAGCACGTAAAATCTTGCAGAATGATTTGGTCCGGGCTTTCACAGCTGCGAAATCGTATGGTTCAGAAGCATCTGCACGGGAGGATGTTCCATCACCTAACGAGAAAGA CTTTAAGGGGCATGATATGCTAGCTCCCTTTACGGCTGGATGGCAGTCTGCAGACGTGAACCCTCTAGTAATCGCAAAGTCAGAG GGATCCTATGTGTATGATGTTAACGGAAAAAAGTATCTTGATGCTCTTGCTGGTCTATGGTCCACTTGTCTTG GTGGTAACGAGCCTCGTCTTGTTGAAGCTGCGGTGAAACAACTAAACACCTTGCCGTTTTATCACTCCTTTTGGAACTGTACCACAAAACCCACTTTG GATCTAGCAAGTGAGCTATTGGAGATATTCTCGGCTAGAAAAATGGCTAAGGCCTTCTTCACGAACAGTGGATCGGAAGCCAACGATACACAG GTGAAGTTGGTTTGGTATTACAATAATGCCCTCGGGAGACCGAACAAGAAAAAATTCATCGCTCGATCAAAATC ATACCATGGTTCGACGCTTATAGCAGCCAGTCTCTCCGG TTTGCCTGCTCTGCACCAGAAATTCGATCTGCCAGCTGCGTTTATTTTACATACCGACTGCCCTCATTATTGGCGCTTCCACCAACAAG GTGAATCCGAGGAGGAATTCTCGACCAGGTTGGCCATGAATTTGGAAAACCTTATCCTCAAAGAAGGACCCGACACG aTTGCTGCTTTCATAGCAGAACCGGTTCTGGGCGCTGGTGGAGTTATACTTCCTCCTGCAACGTACTTCGAAAAg GTTCAAGCAGTCTTAAAGAAGTACGATATTCTTTTGATTGCTGATGAGGTAATATGTGCATTTGGAAGACTCGGGACGATGTTTGGCTGTGATAAGTACGGAATCAAACCTGATCTGGTCTCCATAGCAAAG GCGCTCTCTTCTGCATACCTACCTGTTGGAGCTGTTCTTGTCAGCCCCGAAATCTCCGAGGTCATACATTCTCAGAGCAGTAAACTTG GTTCCTTCTCCCATGGATTTACTTACTCCGGACATCCCGTAGCATGTGCTGTTGCATTGGAAACACTAAAGATCTACAA GGAGAGAAATATAGTTGAGCAAGTAAACAAAATAGCCCCTAAATTTCAAGAAGGTGTGAAAGCGTTTTCGGATAGTCCCATTGTTGGTGAG ATACGTGGGACGGGACTGATTCTTGGGGTGGAATTCACGGATAACAAATCACCAAACGATCCTTTTCCTGCCGAGTGGG GTGTCGCGGCTTATTTTTCAGCAGAGTGTGAGAAACGAGGAATGTTAATACGCGTTGCTGGAGATAATATCATGATGTCTCCTCCATATATCATCACTCCACAAGAAGTTGATGAG CTGGTAGGGAAATTTGGGGAAGCTCTCAAAGCGACAGAAGAAAGGGTGGCAGAGCTGAAATCTCAGAGGAAATAA